A region of Nitrospirota bacterium DNA encodes the following proteins:
- the hybA gene encoding hydrogenase 2 operon protein HybA encodes MKRRDFLKVAAAGGLMVAANAGPALARDAKARITGAVGLLYDSTVCVGCKACVSACKQYNETPPSFSSSDELWDNPLDNDSKTYNSIKLYKDGTAEVKDREKDGHAYIKRQCMHCVDPACASACPVSALKKDEKTGIVTYNKDACIGCRYCQLACPFNIPKFEWEKAFPEIRKCELCSHRLKKGEIPACAEFCPTGACVFGPVEELLAEAKKRLTYKPGDSEMYPVERVNGRQMTERMVVPYIPRVYGEKEGGGTQVLYLAGVPFDKLGLPDLEEKPSAQQSETIQHTLYKGMIAPIVFLGGLVYIVHKNTKDE; translated from the coding sequence ATAAAGAGAAGAGATTTTCTGAAAGTAGCCGCGGCCGGCGGACTGATGGTGGCGGCGAATGCCGGTCCGGCCCTTGCCCGCGACGCGAAGGCCCGCATCACCGGGGCCGTGGGTCTGTTGTATGACTCCACGGTCTGTGTCGGGTGCAAGGCCTGCGTATCGGCATGCAAACAGTATAATGAAACACCACCGAGCTTTTCCTCGAGCGATGAACTCTGGGACAATCCACTCGATAACGATTCAAAGACCTATAACAGCATCAAGTTGTACAAGGACGGCACCGCAGAGGTAAAGGACCGCGAGAAGGACGGCCATGCCTATATCAAGCGCCAATGCATGCACTGCGTGGACCCGGCATGCGCCTCGGCCTGCCCGGTATCTGCCTTGAAGAAGGATGAAAAGACCGGTATCGTGACATACAACAAGGATGCCTGCATCGGCTGCCGGTATTGCCAGCTCGCCTGTCCGTTCAATATCCCGAAGTTTGAGTGGGAGAAGGCGTTTCCAGAGATCCGAAAGTGCGAGCTGTGTTCCCATCGTCTTAAGAAGGGCGAGATTCCCGCGTGCGCGGAATTCTGTCCGACCGGGGCCTGTGTTTTTGGACCGGTGGAGGAACTCCTCGCTGAAGCGAAAAAGCGCCTCACCTACAAGCCAGGCGACTCTGAAATGTACCCGGTTGAACGCGTAAACGGCAGGCAGATGACGGAACGAATGGTTGTTCCCTATATCCCCCGCGTTTATGGCGAGAAAGAAGGCGGAGGCACGCAAGTGCTCTACCTTGCGGGTGTCCCGTTTGACAAGCTTGGCCTGCCGGACCTGGAGGAGAAGCCATCGGCCCAGCAATCCGAGACCATTCAACACACCCTGTACAAAGGAATGATCGCCCCGATCGTTTTCCTGGGCGGACTGGTATACATCGTACACAAGAACACAAAAGACGAATAA
- a CDS encoding cytochrome c: MIKNGYVLSMLVIGFLIIAMNGCEMNSRGVQIFQNSRCHECHTIKGKGGAAGPNLTFVGSKRSREYIIEQIKNPKFHNANSDMPSFSHLPEQEINDLADYLSGLK, from the coding sequence ATGATAAAAAATGGATATGTTCTCAGCATGCTTGTAATCGGTTTTTTGATTATTGCCATGAACGGGTGTGAAATGAATTCCCGGGGCGTGCAGATATTTCAGAATAGCCGGTGCCATGAGTGTCACACCATCAAAGGGAAAGGCGGAGCCGCCGGACCAAATTTGACCTTTGTCGGCAGCAAGCGTTCCCGTGAATATATTATCGAGCAGATCAAGAATCCAAAATTTCACAACGCAAACAGCGACATGCCTTCTTTCAGTCACTTGCCGGAGCAGGAAATCAATGACCTGGCTGACTATCTTTCGGGGTTGAAATAA
- a CDS encoding zinc-ribbon domain-containing protein, translating into MEVRCGKCNKLFRVSDDKITGTGIKFPCTRCGAYVRITHEDFEQYILSHGAVSVLDLFEQKPIPAAAPLSSEAAEPAARETAPPEKESHTFDLTAQTTHEDALEENAPFFTEPDHVAPAAAPEPEPAVEIKLEPLMQSKPKTVPSVESQPEPKPEPFFVPKQKAKPTPERETLPEPDRPTPPVSPPPATPIQPAVPQKEYTRSTAPPDSPATERIVKEPVYAATTSHSGRMFFIVIGTLIILGLAGYGVFVTLQPSPQKVEVKDAASEMVSIEGLQIVNPVGSVDANGDLLVSGTIENATEKERTAWHVVLEVYDAQGAVLSKIRLLNGNQIYNQRDYDILAKRGANVQELKVKILMGKGSVIPPKGSVNFEVRYLQPLPGIASFVAQALPFDPVKLQKEIAEETK; encoded by the coding sequence ATGGAAGTCCGGTGTGGAAAGTGCAACAAGCTTTTCCGTGTCTCGGATGATAAGATAACCGGAACAGGGATCAAATTCCCGTGTACGCGTTGTGGCGCATATGTCAGGATCACGCATGAGGATTTTGAGCAGTATATCCTTTCCCATGGCGCTGTTTCCGTTCTCGACCTGTTCGAACAGAAGCCCATACCCGCTGCGGCGCCTTTATCGTCGGAAGCAGCGGAACCTGCTGCCAGGGAAACTGCCCCTCCAGAGAAGGAATCACACACTTTTGACCTTACCGCTCAGACCACCCATGAGGATGCGCTGGAAGAAAATGCCCCGTTTTTTACCGAACCGGATCATGTAGCTCCTGCAGCGGCACCGGAGCCCGAGCCGGCTGTTGAAATTAAGCTTGAGCCTCTGATGCAATCGAAACCAAAGACCGTACCTTCTGTTGAATCTCAACCTGAGCCAAAGCCGGAGCCGTTTTTCGTCCCGAAGCAAAAAGCCAAGCCCACACCTGAAAGAGAAACCCTGCCTGAACCTGACAGACCAACACCTCCTGTTTCACCTCCGCCGGCAACTCCGATCCAACCGGCCGTACCTCAGAAAGAATACACCCGTTCCACTGCTCCGCCGGATTCTCCTGCGACGGAACGAATAGTGAAGGAACCCGTGTATGCTGCGACAACCTCCCATTCGGGAAGAATGTTTTTTATCGTAATCGGAACGTTAATCATACTCGGTCTGGCAGGGTATGGTGTTTTTGTCACTCTTCAACCATCTCCTCAAAAGGTGGAGGTGAAAGACGCGGCGAGTGAGATGGTCTCGATAGAAGGGCTGCAGATCGTAAACCCGGTCGGATCCGTGGACGCGAATGGGGACCTGCTTGTCTCAGGCACCATCGAGAATGCCACGGAAAAGGAGAGGACCGCCTGGCATGTGGTTTTAGAGGTCTATGATGCCCAGGGAGCCGTCCTTTCAAAAATCAGGCTCTTGAACGGCAACCAGATCTACAACCAGCGTGATTACGACATCCTGGCCAAGCGAGGCGCGAACGTTCAGGAATTAAAAGTGAAGATCCTGATGGGGAAAGGCAGTGTCATTCCCCCGAAGGGGAGCGTTAACTTCGAAGTGCGTTATTTACAGCCCCTGCCGGGTATCGCAAGCTTCGTTGCACAGGCGCTCCCATTTGATCCCGTCAAATTGCAGAAAGAAATTGCAGAGGAAACAAAGTAG
- a CDS encoding MipA/OmpV family protein — protein MKRFIVFLSGFLCALLVSLCGAEELPLWEAGVGVTGLSIPDYRGSDQNRGYFLPLPYLVYRGEILRVDRKGMYGLLFESERVVLNISADLGVPVNSGKNSARTGMPSLDPAGQIGPSLEVCLFSKCDADRVVQFRFPVRAVVATDLSQFSGIGFVANPQLNVDLKNIGPGGEWNFGFALGPLFATEQYHDYYYQVSPQYAIPNIRPSYDAQSGYSGTLLVLALSKRFEHIWFGAFARYDELTGAVFEKSPLVKTKRSYMGGFGIAWVFGKSKTLVHASP, from the coding sequence ATGAAACGATTCATCGTTTTTCTGTCGGGATTCCTGTGTGCGTTGCTGGTTTCTCTTTGCGGCGCGGAGGAGTTACCTCTCTGGGAAGCGGGAGTGGGTGTTACCGGCCTGAGTATTCCGGATTACCGGGGTTCTGACCAGAACCGGGGATATTTCCTGCCCTTGCCTTATCTTGTGTATCGAGGGGAGATCCTGCGGGTGGACAGGAAGGGAATGTACGGTCTGCTGTTCGAATCAGAACGAGTGGTGCTGAATATTAGCGCAGACCTGGGAGTACCGGTAAACAGCGGCAAAAACTCCGCGAGGACCGGTATGCCCAGTCTCGATCCAGCCGGACAGATAGGGCCGTCTCTGGAAGTGTGCCTGTTCAGCAAGTGTGACGCCGACCGGGTAGTGCAGTTCCGCTTTCCGGTTCGCGCCGTGGTGGCCACGGACCTGTCCCAATTCTCCGGAATCGGATTTGTCGCCAATCCACAGCTCAATGTTGATCTCAAGAACATTGGTCCCGGTGGAGAGTGGAATTTCGGCTTTGCACTCGGCCCGCTCTTCGCCACGGAACAATATCATGACTACTACTACCAGGTTTCCCCGCAGTATGCCATTCCCAATATCCGTCCCTCCTATGATGCTCAATCCGGATACAGCGGTACACTGTTGGTTCTCGCGTTAAGCAAACGTTTTGAACATATCTGGTTCGGCGCATTCGCCCGCTACGATGAACTGACCGGCGCAGTATTCGAAAAAAGTCCTTTAGTGAAGACCAAACGTTCTTATATGGGAGGCTTTGGAATTGCCTGGGTATTCGGGAAGTCAAAGACTTTGGTGCATGCATCTCCATAA
- a CDS encoding hydrogenase small subunit encodes MKNTDFKALSNHMGGVSRRDFMKYCSVMAVGMGLPIGMGAQIAEAVTKAAKRPPVIWFSAQECTGCSEALLRSTHPSFEHLILDLISLDYHETLSTPSGHQAEAARAASIKENKGKFILVVDGSIPIKDNGIYCMIGGKTALDILKETSKDAAAIIAIGSCAAWGGVPSAGGNPTGATPVHQIIKDKPIINIPGCPPSPYNFLSTVLYYVTFGKFPELDKLGRPKFAYGRLIHENCERRPHFDAGRFATEFGDENHRKGYCLYKLGCKGPETYANCPTIQFGDVGGGTWPVGIGHPCFGCTEGGIGFNKPLFTKANLHLVTPPDTYPHIVEQQGKGVGASLGGVAVAAAAAGAAYAAVNGVVKKLDKEEKGK; translated from the coding sequence ATGAAGAATACGGATTTCAAGGCATTGAGCAATCACATGGGTGGTGTTTCACGCAGGGATTTTATGAAGTACTGCAGTGTCATGGCAGTCGGGATGGGATTGCCGATTGGGATGGGAGCCCAGATCGCGGAGGCGGTCACGAAAGCGGCAAAACGACCGCCGGTGATCTGGTTCTCAGCTCAGGAGTGCACCGGTTGCTCAGAAGCCCTTCTTCGTTCCACCCATCCGTCCTTTGAACATTTGATTCTCGACCTGATCTCCCTGGATTACCATGAAACGCTCAGCACTCCGTCGGGCCACCAGGCCGAAGCTGCGCGCGCGGCGTCAATTAAGGAGAACAAGGGGAAATTCATCCTGGTCGTGGACGGCTCGATCCCGATTAAAGACAACGGCATCTACTGCATGATCGGCGGCAAAACAGCGCTGGATATTCTGAAGGAAACATCCAAAGATGCGGCGGCCATCATAGCCATCGGGTCCTGCGCCGCATGGGGCGGTGTTCCGTCAGCAGGCGGAAACCCGACCGGGGCGACACCGGTGCACCAGATCATCAAGGACAAACCGATCATCAACATTCCGGGCTGCCCGCCGAGCCCGTATAACTTCCTCTCAACGGTCCTCTATTATGTCACCTTCGGAAAATTTCCCGAACTCGATAAACTGGGGAGACCCAAGTTCGCCTATGGCAGGCTGATCCACGAGAATTGTGAGCGAAGACCACACTTCGATGCCGGCCGGTTTGCCACCGAGTTCGGTGATGAAAACCACCGCAAAGGATACTGTCTCTATAAGTTGGGCTGCAAGGGGCCGGAGACTTACGCGAACTGCCCGACGATCCAGTTCGGCGATGTAGGCGGCGGAACATGGCCGGTCGGCATCGGTCATCCCTGCTTCGGCTGTACCGAGGGGGGCATTGGCTTTAATAAGCCTCTCTTTACGAAGGCAAATCTGCATCTGGTAACGCCGCCCGACACCTATCCGCATATTGTTGAACAGCAGGGCAAGGGCGTAGGCGCTTCGCTCGGTGGAGTGGCGGTCGCGGCCGCGGCTGCGGGCGCGGCCTATGCAGCCGTCAACGGGGTCGTGAAGAAGCTTGACAAGGAAGAAAAAGGGAAATAA
- the metK gene encoding methionine adenosyltransferase — MSSINKNYLFTSESVTEGHPDKIADQISDAVLDALLEQDPMSRVACETLLTTGLAMVAGEITTKGYVEIPDIVRKTIRDIGYTRAKYGFDSETCAVITSVHSQSPDIAMGVDTGGAGDQGLMFGYACDETPELMPMTIMLAHKLTRRLSEVRKKEILPYLRPDGKSQVTIEYREGKPYRLHTIVVSSQHSPDVGLKQLRREIIEKVILPVLPKKLLDEKTIIYHINPTGRFVTGGPMGDTGLTGRKIIVDTYGGVGSHGGGCFSGKDPTKVDRSASYMARYVAKNIVAAGLCTEVEVQLAYAIGVPHPVSIHVDDFGTGKIHHDKLVKIIRKNFDMTPKGIVKTLNLRRPIYKKTAAYGHFGRTEPEFTWEKTDKAAKLKKEAGL; from the coding sequence ATGAGCAGCATTAACAAGAATTACCTTTTTACCTCGGAATCGGTAACCGAGGGTCATCCGGACAAAATAGCCGACCAGATTTCAGATGCGGTCCTTGACGCGCTGTTGGAGCAGGACCCGATGAGCCGCGTGGCCTGCGAGACGCTCCTGACCACCGGTCTCGCCATGGTAGCGGGCGAGATCACCACAAAGGGATATGTGGAGATCCCGGACATCGTACGGAAGACCATCAGGGACATTGGCTACACCCGGGCAAAGTACGGGTTCGATTCCGAGACCTGCGCGGTCATCACCTCGGTCCACTCTCAGTCGCCTGATATCGCCATGGGCGTTGACACCGGCGGCGCCGGAGACCAGGGCCTCATGTTCGGCTATGCCTGCGATGAAACGCCGGAACTGATGCCGATGACCATCATGCTCGCGCATAAGCTCACCCGCCGACTTTCGGAAGTGCGAAAGAAGGAGATCCTTCCCTATCTGAGGCCGGACGGAAAGTCCCAAGTGACCATCGAATATCGGGAAGGCAAACCCTACAGGCTTCACACGATCGTGGTCTCATCCCAGCACAGTCCCGATGTCGGGCTCAAGCAACTGCGCAGGGAGATCATCGAGAAGGTGATCCTTCCGGTGCTTCCCAAGAAACTGCTCGATGAAAAAACCATTATCTATCACATTAATCCCACGGGCAGGTTTGTGACCGGCGGTCCCATGGGCGACACCGGCCTCACGGGCCGCAAGATCATCGTGGACACCTACGGCGGCGTCGGCAGCCACGGCGGCGGCTGCTTCTCGGGCAAGGACCCGACGAAGGTCGACCGATCCGCATCATACATGGCTCGTTATGTTGCGAAGAACATCGTGGCAGCCGGTCTCTGCACGGAGGTAGAGGTGCAACTGGCCTATGCCATCGGCGTTCCCCATCCGGTCTCCATCCATGTGGACGATTTCGGAACCGGCAAGATCCATCATGACAAACTGGTCAAGATCATCAGGAAAAACTTTGACATGACGCCCAAGGGTATCGTGAAAACGCTGAACCTCAGGCGGCCAATATATAAAAAGACCGCGGCATATGGACACTTTGGCCGGACCGAGCCTGAGTTTACCTGGGAAAAGACGGACAAAGCGGCGAAACTCAAAAAGGAAGCGGGGCTTTAA
- a CDS encoding c-type cytochrome: MKKIILTIAVISILGIGAPALAEKPSTGNPGEEKFKEHCALCHPAGANIINAKKTLHKKDLIASKIKTEADIVKIMRTPGPGMTTFDAKTLSDKDAGEIAKYILKTFK, from the coding sequence ATGAAAAAAATAATATTGACTATAGCGGTCATATCCATTCTGGGCATCGGAGCGCCTGCGTTAGCGGAAAAGCCGTCAACCGGCAACCCCGGCGAGGAGAAGTTCAAAGAACACTGCGCCCTGTGTCACCCTGCTGGCGCAAATATCATCAATGCAAAGAAAACACTGCACAAAAAAGACCTCATCGCGAGCAAGATTAAAACCGAAGCCGATATCGTCAAAATTATGCGGACACCGGGCCCGGGTATGACCACGTTCGATGCAAAGACCCTCTCGGACAAGGATGCCGGAGAAATAGCAAAATATATACTCAAGACCTTCAAATAA
- a CDS encoding DMT family transporter yields the protein MNNYLKIIAAMLIWSTWGIIIRWLALPAVVVLFYSSLVASFTVPAVLSIRGELDLSGVREVWWLFALLAVSSVTNNVTYFYSLAHTSVSNAVFTHYTAPLFVAVLAPLIIAERLLKVTLVSLPVAALGMVLIVLAGGGLRIGTGDTSGIIAGMVSGIAYAFIIIYSRKLSQMLLHHKAVVILLWTTTIVTAPWALFMNYHIGYRTAGLLLITGVMHSTLAPLLYYSALRKVMAQHAAILGYMEPLAAIPLAYLFLSETPSFVALFGGILILFSGYLVIHSRFNAQHETNADLQ from the coding sequence ATGAACAACTACCTTAAAATTATAGCCGCCATGCTGATCTGGAGCACCTGGGGTATCATCATACGCTGGCTTGCCCTTCCTGCAGTCGTTGTTCTCTTTTATTCATCGCTGGTCGCAAGCTTCACGGTGCCTGCGGTGCTGAGCATAAGAGGAGAACTTGATCTTTCAGGTGTTCGCGAGGTCTGGTGGCTTTTTGCCCTGCTTGCTGTTTCGTCGGTCACGAACAATGTCACGTATTTTTATTCACTGGCGCACACCTCGGTGTCGAACGCCGTGTTTACCCACTACACGGCGCCGCTCTTTGTCGCTGTCCTTGCGCCGCTCATCATCGCCGAACGGCTCCTGAAGGTGACCCTCGTTTCCCTTCCCGTCGCAGCCCTCGGCATGGTCTTGATCGTGCTGGCCGGAGGAGGCCTCCGCATAGGAACTGGTGATACGTCCGGGATCATCGCCGGAATGGTTTCCGGAATCGCCTATGCGTTCATTATCATCTATTCGCGAAAACTGAGCCAGATGCTGCTCCATCACAAAGCGGTTGTTATCTTGCTCTGGACCACGACGATCGTGACAGCACCGTGGGCCTTGTTTATGAACTATCATATCGGCTATCGCACAGCGGGTCTTCTACTGATAACCGGCGTGATGCATTCCACGCTTGCCCCGCTCCTCTATTATAGTGCACTCAGAAAAGTGATGGCCCAGCATGCCGCGATCCTCGGTTACATGGAACCGCTCGCCGCGATCCCGCTCGCGTATCTGTTCCTGTCGGAAACCCCATCATTCGTCGCCCTGTTCGGCGGCATCCTCATTCTCTTCTCCGGGTATCTGGTGATCCACTCGCGTTTCAACGCTCAACACGAGACGAACGCGGACCTGCAGTAA
- the hybB gene encoding Ni/Fe-hydrogenase cytochrome b subunit, translating into MSEESKPIGGEVLTKPFKVLMAFALFAAALVVIRFIFGLGSVTNMNDGYPWGIWIAYDVVAGTAVACGGYAMAILVYVMNKGEYHPLVRPALLASMFGYTLAGVSVMFDIGRYWQAYNLFLPAFANPNSILFEVALCIALYSLVLWLEFIPAFLEGLVKHKHGLPKFVQNWDVRGLQKFWNKILFFFIAVGILLPTMHQSSLGTMMIIAGKKLSPLWQTGMLPLLYLISAVTMGYGIVIFESIYSSQGLKRPMETSMLARLSGIIPWLLGSFVVVRLGDVIFRGALGSLFHFNKNTLMFIIEIALFVYPLVVLMNKGNRTRPRALFLSAAAIILAGSLYRFNSYLIALSPGPGWHYFPSFSEIMITFGIISFEIMAYLYIVKKFPVLPKAEHA; encoded by the coding sequence ATGTCAGAGGAAAGCAAACCAATAGGTGGAGAAGTACTCACAAAACCATTTAAAGTGCTGATGGCGTTCGCATTGTTTGCCGCGGCGCTGGTGGTCATCCGTTTCATCTTTGGACTGGGCTCGGTAACGAACATGAACGACGGCTACCCCTGGGGCATCTGGATCGCCTATGACGTGGTCGCCGGCACGGCAGTGGCCTGCGGCGGATACGCCATGGCTATTCTGGTCTACGTGATGAACAAGGGCGAGTACCATCCGCTTGTGAGGCCGGCGCTTCTGGCAAGCATGTTCGGATATACCCTTGCCGGAGTTTCGGTCATGTTCGATATCGGGCGCTATTGGCAGGCCTATAACCTGTTTCTGCCGGCCTTTGCGAATCCGAACTCGATCCTGTTCGAAGTGGCCCTCTGTATCGCCCTGTACTCACTGGTGCTCTGGCTCGAGTTTATTCCGGCCTTCCTTGAAGGTCTGGTCAAGCACAAGCATGGTTTGCCGAAATTTGTCCAAAACTGGGATGTCCGGGGCCTGCAGAAATTCTGGAACAAAATACTGTTCTTCTTCATCGCCGTGGGCATACTGCTGCCAACCATGCACCAGTCTTCCCTTGGCACCATGATGATCATAGCGGGAAAGAAACTCTCGCCGCTGTGGCAGACCGGAATGCTGCCGCTCCTGTATCTGATCTCAGCCGTTACGATGGGATACGGCATCGTCATCTTCGAATCCATCTACTCGTCCCAGGGCCTCAAGCGGCCCATGGAGACGTCCATGCTTGCCAGACTGTCCGGGATCATACCCTGGCTTCTCGGCTCCTTCGTGGTCGTCAGGCTTGGCGATGTCATCTTCCGGGGAGCGCTTGGTTCGCTCTTCCACTTCAACAAGAATACCCTCATGTTCATCATCGAGATTGCGCTTTTTGTCTATCCGCTGGTGGTCCTCATGAACAAGGGCAACAGGACCCGGCCCCGCGCGCTGTTCCTTTCCGCGGCGGCCATCATTCTGGCCGGCTCGCTGTACCGCTTCAATTCCTACTTGATCGCACTCAGTCCGGGACCGGGATGGCATTATTTCCCGTCATTCTCGGAGATCATGATCACGTTCGGGATCATCTCCTTCGAGATCATGGCGTATCTGTATATCGTAAAAAAATTCCCGGTTCTGCCGAAGGCGGAGCACGCATAA
- the ahcY gene encoding adenosylhomocysteinase, with protein sequence MESFMSPKDYVIADINLASWGRKEIAIAETEMPGLMAIREEFAKTQPLKGARITGSLHMTIQTAVLIETLKALGAEIRWASCNIFSTQDHAAAAIAAGGTPVFAVKGETLTEYWDYTHRIFEWSGGGLTNMILDDGGDATLLLHLGARAEKDASVISKPTSEEETILFASIKAKLATDKTWYSKRLAAVKGVTEETTTGVHRLYQMHERGELKFPGINVNDSVTKSKFDNLYGCRESLVDGIKRATDVMIAGKIALICGYGDVGKGSAQAMRALSAQVWVTEVDPICALQAAMEGFRVVTMEYAADKADIFVTCTGNFHVITHDHMVKMKNNAIVCNIGHFDNEIDVASLEKYQWEEIKPQVDHVIFPDNKRIILLAKGRLVNLGCGTGHPSYVMSSSFANQTIAQIELWTEAQKGSNKYPIGVYTLPKHLDEKVARLQLKTLNAQLSELTDRQAAYINVPKQGPYKSEHYRY encoded by the coding sequence ATGGAGAGCTTTATGTCACCTAAAGACTACGTCATCGCCGACATCAACCTGGCCTCGTGGGGCCGCAAAGAAATCGCCATCGCCGAAACTGAAATGCCCGGCCTGATGGCGATCCGTGAGGAGTTCGCCAAGACCCAGCCGCTGAAAGGCGCGCGCATTACCGGGTCGCTGCACATGACCATCCAGACCGCCGTGCTGATCGAGACGCTGAAGGCGCTCGGTGCGGAAATCCGCTGGGCTTCATGCAACATCTTCTCGACCCAGGATCACGCTGCCGCTGCTATCGCTGCGGGTGGCACGCCGGTGTTCGCGGTCAAGGGCGAAACGCTGACCGAGTACTGGGACTATACGCACCGCATCTTTGAATGGTCGGGTGGCGGTTTGACCAACATGATTCTGGACGACGGCGGCGATGCCACGCTGCTGCTGCACCTGGGCGCACGCGCTGAAAAAGACGCATCGGTGATCAGCAAGCCGACTTCCGAAGAAGAAACCATCTTGTTCGCTTCGATCAAGGCCAAGCTGGCAACCGACAAAACCTGGTATTCCAAGCGCCTCGCCGCCGTGAAGGGTGTGACCGAGGAAACCACCACCGGCGTGCACCGTTTGTACCAGATGCATGAACGCGGCGAACTGAAATTCCCCGGCATCAACGTAAACGACTCCGTCACCAAGTCCAAGTTCGACAACCTGTATGGCTGCCGCGAATCACTGGTGGACGGCATCAAACGCGCCACCGATGTGATGATCGCGGGCAAGATCGCGCTTATTTGCGGTTACGGAGACGTGGGTAAAGGCTCGGCACAGGCCATGCGCGCTTTGTCGGCTCAGGTTTGGGTGACCGAGGTCGACCCGATCTGCGCGCTGCAAGCCGCGATGGAAGGCTTCCGCGTCGTCACCATGGAATACGCCGCCGACAAGGCCGATATTTTTGTGACCTGTACCGGCAACTTCCACGTCATCACCCATGACCACATGGTGAAGATGAAGAACAACGCTATCGTGTGCAACATCGGTCACTTCGATAACGAAATCGACGTCGCCTCGCTGGAAAAATACCAGTGGGAAGAGATCAAGCCGCAGGTAGACCACGTGATTTTCCCTGACAACAAACGCATCATCCTGCTGGCCAAGGGGCGTCTGGTGAACCTGGGTTGCGGCACCGGCCATCCGTCCTACGTGATGAGCTCTTCTTTCGCCAACCAGACCATCGCGCAGATCGAGCTGTGGACTGAGGCGCAGAAGGGCTCCAACAAGTATCCGATTGGTGTGTATACGCTGCCCAAGCACCTCGACGAAAAAGTCGCGCGTTTGCAACTGAAGACGCTGAACGCGCAACTGTCCGAGCTGACCGACCGGCAGGCCGCTTACATCAACGTGCCGAAGCAAGGCCCGTACAAGTCGGAGCACTACCGCTACTAA